One Ignavibacterium album JCM 16511 genomic region harbors:
- the rpmF gene encoding 50S ribosomal protein L32 — translation MPNPKRKMSKSRRDKRRTHYKASLPTLSKCSNCGEMKLAHRACPSCGYYSERSVFVPKS, via the coding sequence ATGCCAAATCCGAAACGTAAAATGTCGAAGAGCAGAAGAGACAAGAGAAGAACTCATTACAAAGCATCATTGCCAACATTGAGCAAATGTTCAAATTGTGGCGAAATGAAATTAGCTCATCGGGCTTGTCCATCCTGTGGTTACTATAGCGAACGATCTGTGTTCGTTCCTAAAAGCTAA